The proteins below come from a single Pseudochaenichthys georgianus chromosome 14, fPseGeo1.2, whole genome shotgun sequence genomic window:
- the LOC117458366 gene encoding olfactory marker protein-like: MSSELELSFRPDLDLTELMRQRAQSLQQRGQKRQDGERLLRPNETVYQLDFSKQSLKFSRWSVCLPDVARLTITATSQLWTPDLTNLMNRQLLEPAGVFWRGEKDQIVQFYEADSYEFGERIAELAKIRKVMYFLFAFGEGCNSETVNCSAIFTTDS; the protein is encoded by the coding sequence ATGtcttcggagctggagctttctTTCCGTCCGGACCTCGATCTGACGGAGTTGATGCGTCAACGAGCTCAATCTCTGCAGCAACGAGGCCAAAAACGGCAGGACGGAGAACGTCTGCTTCGTCCCAACGAGACCGTTTATCAACTGGACTTCAGCAAGCAGTCCCTAAAGTTCTCACGGTGGTCGGTGTGTCTTCCGGATGTCGCTCGCCTCACAATAACCGCCACTTCTCAGCTCTGGACGCCGGATTTAACCAACCTGATGAACCGGCAACTTCTGGAGCCAGCTGGAGTTTTTTGGAGGGGAGAAAAGGACCAAATCGTCCAATTCTACGAGGCCGATTCGTACGAATTTGGGGAAAGAATCGCTGAGTTGGCGAAGATAAGGAAGGTGATGTACTTCCTGTTTGCCTTTGGAGAAGGATGCAACTCTGAGACTGTCAACTGCTCCGCCATCTTCACGACGGACAGTTAA